A region of Vigna radiata var. radiata cultivar VC1973A chromosome 6, Vradiata_ver6, whole genome shotgun sequence DNA encodes the following proteins:
- the LOC106764145 gene encoding pentatricopeptide repeat-containing protein At4g21065: protein MQLTALTATLSRLQLLVPLPPDTTKRRAAEQTCLVLLRTCNTLATLTRIHALILKLGLHHNPLVLTKFASTASNIDAVHYAASVTFPDDQNDEAAPRPHAFHDAFLFNTFIRAFAQTKHAKPCAVRFYRSMLRRAVSPNKFTFPFVLKACAGIESLALGMAVHSSVVKFGFEEDIHVRNAMIHMYFCCEEGSKPNSAQKVFDECPDRDLVTWSTMIGGYARAGNSTRAISLFREMQVTGTCPDEITMVLVLSACADLGALELGKWLESYVERKSITKSEELCNAMIDMFAKCGDVDRAVKIFREMETRTIVSWTSVIVGLAMHGRGLEAVSLFDEMVEQQVEPDDVAFVGVLYACSHSGLVDKGHYYFKTMENRFNIVPKIEHYGCMVDMLSRAGLVKEAVEFVGAMPVEPNQVIWRSIVTACNARGELRLGENVAKELIRSEPMHESNYVLLSNIYAKLMRWEKKKKVREMMGVKGIRKIPGSTMIEMNNEIYEFVAGDKSHDKYKEIYEMVDEMGKEIKRAGYVPTTSQVLLDIDEEDKEDALYRHSEKLAIAFALLSTAPGTPIRIVKNLRVCEDCHSATKFISKVYSREIVVRDRNRFHHFKNGLCSCGDFW from the exons aTGCAATTAACCGCGCTCACTGCCACCCTCTCACGCCTCCAACTCCTAGTTCCACTCCCTCCGGACACCACGAAACGACGCGCCGCCGAACAAACCTGCTTGGTGCTCCTCCGCACGTGCAATACGCTCGCCACCCTCACGCGAATCCACGCCCTCATCCTCAAGCTAGGCCTCCACCACAACCCTCTCGTCCTCACCAAGTTCGCTTCCACCGCCTCCAACATCGACGCCGTTCACTACGCCGCCTCCGTCACATTCCCCGACGATCAGAATGACGAAGCTGCCCCTCGCCCTCACGCCTTCCACGACGCTTTTCTTTTCAACACGTTTATCAGAGCCTTTGCCCAAACAAAGCACGCCAAGCCTTGCGCCGTGCGTTTCTACCGCTCCATGCTCCGGCGCGCCGTTTCGCCGAACAAGTTCACCTTCCCGTTCGTCCTCAAGGCCTGCGCCGGCATCGAGAGCTTGGCCCTGGGGATGGCGGTGCACTCCTCGGTGGTGAAGTTTGGCTTCGAAGAGGATATCCACGTGCGGAACGCCATGATCCACATGTATTTCTGCTGTGAGGAAGGGTCTAAACCGAACTCTGCTCAGAAGGTATTCGATGAATGTCCTGACCGCGATTTGGTGACGTGGAGCACCATGATTGGAGGCTACGCACGTGCCGGAAATTCCACTCGTGCAATTTCGTTGTTTAGAGAAATGCAG GTTACAGGGACGTGTCCCGACGAGATCACCATGGTTTTGGTTTTGTCTGCGTGTGCTGATTTGGGTGCGCTTGAGTTGGGGAAGTGGTTGGAGTCTTATGTTGAGAGGAAGAGCATAACGAAGTCTGAGGAGTTATGCAATGCAATGATAGACATGTTTGCGAAGTGTGGTGATGTTGACAGAGCTGTGAAAATTTTCCGGGAAATGGAAACGAGGACCATAGTTTCATGGACTTCAGTGATTGTTGGTTTGGCAATGCACGGTCGCGGATTGGAGGCTGTTTCTCTTTTTGATGAGATGGTGGAACAACAGGTGGAGCCTGATGATGTTGCTTTTGTTGGGGTGCTTTATGCTTGTAGTCACTCAGGACTGGTTGATAAGGGGCATTACTATTTCAAAACCATGGAGAACAGGTTCAACATTGTGCCAAAGATTGAGCATTATGGCTGCATGGTTGATATGTTGAGTAGAGCAGGGCTTGTGAAGGAGGCTGTGGAGTTTGTTGGAGCCATGCCAGTTGAGCCAAACCAGGTCATATGGAGAAGCATAGTCACTGCTTGTAATGCTCGTGGTGAGCTGAGGCTGGGTGAGAACGTGGCCAAGGAGCTAATCAGGAGCGAGCCGATGCACGAGTCTAACTATGTGCTGCTTTCGAACATTTACGCAAAATTGATGCGctgggagaagaagaagaaggttagGGAGATGATGGGTGTGAAGGGGATAAGGAAGATTCCAGGGAGCACCATGATTGAGatgaataatgaaatatatgagTTTGTTGCTGGGGATAAGTCACATGATAAATACAAAGAGATATATGAAATGGTGGATGAGATGGGAAAGGAGATTAAGAGAGCAGGGTATGTGCCTACAACATCCCAGGTGTTGCTTGACATTGATGAAGAAGATAAGGAAGATGCTTTGTATAGACACAGTGAAAAACTTGCTATTGCTTTTGCTCTTCTGAGTACAGCCCCTGGAACACCAATTAGAATTGTGAAGAACTTGCGTGTTTGTGAAGATTGCCATTCTGCTACTAAGTTCATTTCTAAGGTTTACAGCCGAGAGATTGTGGTGAGGGACCGCAATCGCTTCCACCATTTCAAGAATGGTTTGTGTTCCTGTGGAGACTTCTGGTAA
- the LOC106765306 gene encoding DEAD-box ATP-dependent RNA helicase 56 isoform X2: MDVICQAKSGMGKTAVFVLSTLQQIDPVAGQVSALVLCHTRELAYQICNEFERFSTYLPDLKVAVFYGGVNIKVHKDLLKNECPSIVVGTPGRILGLARDKDLSLKNVRHFILDECDKMLESLDMRKDVQAIFKMTPHDKQVMMFSATLSKEIRPVCKKFMQDPMEIYVDDEAKLTLHGLVQHYIKLKEEEKNRKLNDLLDALDFNQIVIFVKSVSRAAELDKLLRECNFPSICIHSGMSQEERLKRYKGFKEGHTRILVATDLVGRGIDIERVNIVINYDMPDSADTYLHRVGRAGRFGTKGLAITFVSCSTDVDVLNNVQSRFEVDIKQLPEQIDTASYMPS, translated from the exons ATGGATGTGATTTGTCAAGCTAAATCTGGAATGGGAAAAACTGCTGTATTTGTTCTATCTACCCTGCAGCAGATTGACCCTGTTGCCGGCCAAGTTTCTGCACTTGTCTTATGTCATACAAGGGAATTAGCATACCAG ATATGCAACGAATTTGAAAGGTTTAGCACCTACCTACCTGATCTAAAGGTTGCTGTGTTTTATGGTGGTGTGAACATAAAAGTTCACAAGGATCTATTGAAGAACGAATGCCCTAGTATTGTTGTTGGTACACCTGGAAGAATACTTGGATTGGCTAGGGATAAGGACCTTTCTTTGAAGAATGTTAGACATTTCATTTTAGATGAATGTGATAAGATGCTAGAATCTCTGG ACATGAGGAAAGATGTGCAAGCTATTTTCAAGATGACACCCCATGATAAGCAAGTTATGATGTTTTCTGCAACTCTCAGCAAGGAAATACGTCCTGTCTGCAAAAAATTTATGCAAGAT CCAATggaaatttatgttgatgatgaagCAAAGTTGACCCTTCACGGACTTGTGCAG CACTACATCAAATTGAAAGAGGAGGAGAAGAACAGGAAGTTGAACGACCTTCTTGATGCATTGGACTTCAATCAAATTGTTATCTTTGTGAAAAGTGTTAGTAGAGCAGCGGAGCTGGACAAATTGCTTAGAGAATGCAACTTCCCATCTATTTGCATTCATTCTGGAATGTCTCAGGAAGAAAG GTTAAAGCGATATAAAGGTTTTAAGGAGGGTCATACAAGAATTCTAGTTGCAACAGATTTGGTTGGTAGGGGTATCGATATCGAACGTGTGAATATAGTTATAAACTATGACATGCCGGATTCTGCTGATACGTACTTGCACAGG GTTGGCCGCGCTGGACGATTTGGAACCAAGGGCCTTGCAATTACATTTGTTTCATGTTCCACTGATGTTGATGTTCTCAACAAT GTTCAATCCAGGTTTGAAGTTGATATAAAGCAGCTTCCTGAGCAGATTGATACAGCTAGCTACA TGCCATCCTAG